The proteins below are encoded in one region of Desulfovibrio sp.:
- a CDS encoding flavin reductase family protein codes for MKKDIGPANALYPSLTTIVGAVVDGRPNFLAVAHVGIMNHGQPQYLSFGINKSHYSNKGIFEHKEFSVNIPSENLMVETDYVGIVTGKNTDKSKVFELFTGQLQHAPLIKGCPVAMECRLHQVVDFPTHEVFVGEVVNTWADEAVLTDKGKIDPAKVRPLLFDMGTLSYYGLGPVLGGCWNVGKKLKKGSQ; via the coding sequence ATGAAAAAAGACATCGGACCTGCCAACGCCCTGTATCCGTCCCTCACCACCATCGTCGGGGCTGTCGTGGATGGACGCCCCAACTTCCTGGCCGTCGCCCATGTGGGAATCATGAACCACGGACAACCCCAGTACCTGTCGTTTGGCATCAACAAGTCCCACTACTCCAACAAGGGCATTTTCGAGCACAAGGAGTTCAGCGTGAACATCCCCTCTGAAAATCTCATGGTGGAGACCGACTACGTGGGTATTGTCACGGGCAAGAACACGGACAAATCAAAGGTCTTCGAGCTGTTCACCGGCCAACTGCAACACGCGCCGCTCATCAAGGGATGCCCGGTAGCCATGGAATGCCGGCTGCATCAGGTGGTGGACTTTCCCACCCACGAGGTATTCGTGGGAGAGGTGGTGAATACCTGGGCGGACGAGGCCGTGCTCACGGATAAGGGAAAGATCGATCCTGCCAAGGTTCGTCCGCTACTCTTCGACATGGGGACCCTCTCTTACTACGGGCTGGGACCGGTGCTCGGAGGCTGCTGGAACGTGGGCAAGAAACTCAAAAAAGGTTCACAGTAA
- a CDS encoding DUF4198 domain-containing protein yields the protein MRPVVLIALLFVCASAFPAHAHFGMVVPDKNLVVKDGPKAVNLDIRFWHPMENQGMNQEKPKLEVLVKGQKQDISSSLSPNVIDGKQAWKAEYQVKAPGVSVFAMTPQAYWEPAEKKYIVHLTKTIISALGGDEGWDKPVGMKLEIVPMVKPFALYAGNVFTGKVLYKGKALGNAEVEVEFFNKDGAVKAPDEAYVAQVVKTDANGVFTYAAPWAGWWGFAALTDDDAKMKKDGKDMPVELGGVIWVYFHPVPGK from the coding sequence ATGCGCCCAGTCGTTCTGATCGCCCTGCTTTTCGTGTGTGCCAGTGCCTTTCCGGCTCATGCCCATTTCGGGATGGTGGTTCCGGACAAAAACCTTGTGGTCAAGGACGGGCCCAAGGCCGTGAACCTGGACATCCGGTTTTGGCATCCCATGGAAAACCAGGGAATGAACCAGGAGAAGCCCAAGCTTGAGGTTCTGGTCAAGGGGCAGAAGCAGGATATCTCCTCGTCTCTTTCTCCAAACGTCATAGACGGCAAGCAGGCCTGGAAAGCCGAATACCAGGTCAAGGCGCCTGGAGTGAGCGTATTCGCCATGACGCCTCAGGCGTATTGGGAACCTGCCGAGAAAAAATACATTGTCCATCTGACCAAGACGATCATAAGCGCTCTGGGCGGCGATGAAGGCTGGGACAAACCTGTGGGGATGAAGCTGGAGATCGTGCCCATGGTCAAGCCCTTCGCCCTGTATGCCGGCAACGTGTTCACCGGAAAGGTTCTCTACAAGGGCAAGGCGCTGGGCAACGCTGAGGTGGAGGTGGAATTCTTCAACAAGGACGGGGCGGTCAAAGCCCCGGACGAGGCCTACGTGGCCCAGGTTGTGAAAACAGATGCCAATGGCGTGTTCACCTACGCAGCTCCGTGGGCCGGCTGGTGGGGATTCGCCGCTCTGACCGACGACGACGCCAAGATGAAGAAAGACGGCAAGGATATGCCCGTGGAATTGGGTGGCGTCATCTGGGTGTATTTTCATCCCGTGCCCGGCAAGTAG
- a CDS encoding GntR family transcriptional regulator, producing MKNASSNLSPARMAILPRPIRHQNLDEMVYARVKDMLASGELEPGQRIVQEDMAAGLEVSRTPLVNALKRLAQEGLLEWVPRRGIYVRVLGLAELVHLFEVRERLEPLAAELAAAQISAKEADEMYELWQGMQGLPDTQESHKLFIERDRSFHWRLAELSANPYLMTAMAPVNMLAAAYLHGTPRPWEDTVPDHMAVIEGLRRKDSEATGQAMRRHIAQSLEALRREAAAQPETARS from the coding sequence ATGAAGAACGCTTCTTCCAATCTCTCGCCGGCCAGGATGGCCATCCTCCCACGCCCCATCAGGCACCAGAACCTGGACGAGATGGTCTACGCCAGAGTCAAAGACATGCTCGCCTCGGGAGAACTGGAACCAGGCCAGCGAATCGTGCAGGAGGACATGGCCGCCGGTCTTGAAGTCAGCAGGACGCCCCTGGTCAACGCGCTCAAACGCTTAGCCCAGGAGGGCCTGCTCGAATGGGTTCCCAGGCGCGGAATATACGTCAGGGTCCTTGGGCTTGCCGAACTGGTGCACCTTTTCGAGGTGCGCGAGCGCCTGGAACCCCTGGCCGCGGAGCTTGCCGCCGCCCAGATCAGCGCTAAGGAAGCCGACGAGATGTACGAGCTGTGGCAAGGCATGCAGGGGCTGCCGGACACCCAAGAGTCTCACAAGCTCTTCATCGAGAGGGACAGGAGCTTCCACTGGCGCCTGGCGGAACTCTCCGCCAACCCTTACCTGATGACCGCCATGGCCCCGGTGAACATGCTGGCCGCGGCATACCTGCATGGCACGCCTCGCCCCTGGGAGGACACCGTCCCGGACCATATGGCGGTGATCGAAGGCCTTCGCCGGAAAGACTCCGAGGCAACCGGCCAGGCCATGCGCCGTCACATCGCCCAATCCCTTGAAGCCCTTCGCCGCGAGGCCGCAGCCCAACCGGAAACCGCAAGGAGTTGA
- a CDS encoding efflux RND transporter permease subunit, giving the protein MLLGLFAVMATPSEEEPQIVVPMIDIHVSMPGASPKEVENRVVGPMEKILWEIPGVEYIYSTAMDGRALTIVRFTVGEDAEKSMVKTYAKLYQHLDWIPPGCSQPILKPRSIDDVPVVSLTFYGGGLDSRGLRSVSLQVNEEIRQIPGVAETTIIGGRKRAVMVELDQERLRVNGLDAVDVLKTLRGQNQGETVGETVQEGHAISIRLDNFFRTQKELSRAVLAVRDGRPLYLGDVAKITDGFDEPSDYVFYLAGKASGREPGVMEPAVTLAVAKRTGVNATRLADAVFAKVQDLKGFVIPSGVQVDITRNYGATAKAKVHELLEHLVLAALSVGIIVALFLGARASLVVMVAVPVTLAITLATYWLLGYTLNRVTLFALIFCIGILVDDPIVDVENIVRHLELPGSSKRPFSQVIIEAVNEVRAPLVLATFTVIAAIMPMAFVGGLMGPYMRPMPIGASMAMLLSMCVAFVITPWTAKRVLTTKPSHHQPADDAGTKLYKRFMNDLIRRPTRRSAFLGAVGLLLVLACSFFPLRLVLVKMLPFDNKSEFQVIVDMPLGTTLEQTTRAASEMAARILERPDVTNAQIYAGTAGPVSFSGLIRHYYLRRGQNTADIAVNLVAKGERSLKSHDIAKAVRQELAPIAARHSARIKVAEVPPGPPVLQTLVAEIYGPDSEGRLRVASQVKDVFSRTQDVVDVDWYVDDPQPERVIRIERDKALAAGIDPQRALEAVTAALRGTTVGLLHDDSAREDAPIVVRLPLPARAHALDIPSIPVRGESGQMVSLSQIASIEERTVSPAIYHKNLQPVVYVTGDMAGREESPVYGMGRITDELENLGKAGKGAWQVQGREQLPILYSAQPGSLKEYSLKWDGEWQITYEVFRDMGLAFGVVMIIIYILVVGWFRSYTTPIAIMSPIPLSLIGIIPAHALAGAFFTATSMIGFIAGAGIVVRNSIILVDFIEMRRRQGARLEDAVVEAGAVRFRPMLLTAIAVVAGAFVILFDPIFQGLAISLMAGEVAATVFSRMVVPVLYYLDQKRLLPTR; this is encoded by the coding sequence ATGCTCCTGGGCCTTTTCGCCGTGATGGCCACCCCAAGCGAGGAAGAGCCACAGATCGTGGTTCCCATGATCGACATCCACGTGTCCATGCCCGGTGCCTCGCCCAAAGAGGTGGAAAACCGGGTGGTGGGTCCCATGGAGAAGATCCTCTGGGAGATCCCCGGAGTGGAATACATCTACTCCACGGCAATGGACGGCCGGGCCTTGACCATTGTGCGCTTTACGGTGGGCGAGGATGCCGAGAAGAGCATGGTGAAGACCTACGCCAAGCTCTACCAGCATCTGGACTGGATTCCCCCGGGCTGCTCCCAGCCCATCCTCAAACCCCGCTCCATTGACGACGTGCCAGTGGTGTCGCTCACGTTCTATGGGGGAGGCCTGGATTCGCGCGGGCTCCGTTCCGTTTCCTTGCAGGTGAACGAAGAGATACGCCAGATCCCCGGCGTGGCCGAGACCACCATAATCGGCGGGCGCAAGCGGGCTGTGATGGTGGAGCTGGACCAGGAACGGCTCCGGGTCAACGGTTTGGATGCGGTGGACGTGCTGAAGACCCTGCGCGGGCAAAACCAGGGCGAGACAGTTGGAGAAACCGTCCAGGAAGGCCACGCCATAAGCATCCGTCTGGATAACTTCTTTCGCACCCAGAAGGAGCTCTCGCGGGCCGTGCTGGCCGTCCGGGACGGCAGGCCGCTGTACCTGGGCGACGTGGCCAAAATAACTGACGGATTCGACGAACCTTCCGACTATGTGTTCTATCTTGCGGGCAAGGCCTCGGGCCGGGAGCCCGGCGTCATGGAACCAGCCGTGACCCTCGCCGTGGCCAAGCGCACCGGAGTCAACGCCACCAGGCTGGCCGATGCTGTCTTTGCCAAGGTGCAGGACCTCAAAGGCTTCGTGATCCCTTCCGGGGTCCAGGTGGACATCACCCGAAACTACGGGGCCACAGCCAAGGCCAAGGTTCACGAACTTCTGGAACACCTGGTGCTGGCCGCTCTGTCCGTGGGCATCATCGTGGCTCTGTTCCTCGGCGCCCGGGCCAGCCTGGTGGTGATGGTGGCCGTGCCGGTCACCCTGGCCATCACCCTGGCCACATACTGGCTGCTGGGATACACCTTGAACCGGGTCACCCTGTTCGCCCTCATTTTCTGCATCGGCATTCTGGTGGACGATCCCATCGTGGATGTGGAGAACATCGTACGCCATCTTGAATTGCCGGGAAGCTCAAAAAGACCGTTTTCCCAGGTTATCATCGAAGCAGTGAACGAGGTACGCGCCCCCCTGGTGCTGGCCACATTCACTGTCATCGCGGCCATCATGCCTATGGCCTTCGTTGGCGGACTCATGGGGCCCTACATGCGGCCCATGCCCATCGGGGCCTCCATGGCCATGCTTTTGTCCATGTGCGTGGCCTTCGTCATAACTCCCTGGACCGCCAAACGTGTGCTCACCACCAAGCCGTCCCACCACCAACCCGCAGACGACGCAGGCACAAAGCTCTACAAGCGCTTCATGAACGATCTTATCCGCCGTCCGACCAGACGTTCGGCTTTCCTCGGCGCGGTGGGGCTTCTGCTGGTTCTGGCCTGCTCTTTTTTCCCGTTGCGCCTGGTGCTGGTGAAGATGCTGCCCTTCGACAACAAGAGCGAATTCCAGGTGATAGTGGACATGCCTTTGGGAACCACTCTGGAACAGACCACCCGGGCCGCCAGTGAAATGGCCGCCAGGATTCTCGAGCGCCCGGACGTGACCAACGCCCAGATATACGCCGGCACGGCAGGTCCGGTTTCCTTCAGCGGTCTCATCCGCCATTACTACCTGCGCCGGGGCCAGAACACTGCCGACATCGCCGTGAACCTGGTAGCCAAGGGCGAACGTTCCCTTAAGAGCCACGACATCGCCAAGGCCGTGCGCCAGGAACTGGCCCCCATCGCCGCCAGGCACAGTGCCAGAATCAAGGTTGCCGAGGTTCCTCCTGGCCCTCCCGTGCTCCAGACCCTGGTGGCCGAGATTTACGGCCCCGACTCCGAGGGCAGGCTGCGCGTGGCAAGCCAGGTGAAGGACGTGTTTTCCCGTACCCAGGATGTGGTGGATGTGGACTGGTACGTGGACGATCCTCAGCCCGAGCGGGTCATCCGAATCGAACGCGACAAAGCCCTGGCCGCAGGGATCGACCCGCAGCGAGCCTTGGAAGCGGTCACTGCGGCCTTGCGCGGAACCACTGTCGGCCTTTTGCACGATGATTCCGCCAGGGAGGACGCCCCCATCGTGGTCCGGCTGCCTCTGCCCGCCAGGGCGCACGCCTTGGACATTCCGTCCATTCCGGTGCGGGGTGAGTCCGGGCAGATGGTGTCGCTTAGCCAAATCGCCTCCATCGAAGAGCGTACCGTTTCCCCGGCCATCTATCACAAGAACCTGCAGCCCGTGGTTTACGTCACGGGCGACATGGCCGGCCGCGAGGAGAGTCCGGTCTACGGCATGGGGCGCATCACTGATGAACTTGAAAATCTAGGCAAGGCCGGGAAGGGTGCCTGGCAGGTGCAGGGCCGGGAGCAACTGCCCATTCTGTATTCAGCCCAGCCTGGTTCGCTCAAAGAATACTCCCTGAAATGGGACGGCGAGTGGCAGATAACCTACGAAGTTTTCCGGGACATGGGATTGGCCTTCGGGGTGGTGATGATCATCATCTACATCCTGGTGGTGGGCTGGTTCCGCTCCTACACCACCCCCATCGCCATCATGTCTCCCATTCCTCTTTCGCTTATCGGCATCATCCCGGCCCATGCCCTGGCCGGAGCCTTTTTCACGGCCACTTCCATGATCGGCTTCATCGCAGGAGCGGGCATCGTGGTACGCAACTCCATCATCCTGGTGGATTTCATCGAGATGCGCCGCCGCCAGGGAGCCAGACTGGAGGACGCCGTGGTGGAGGCCGGGGCCGTGCGCTTCAGGCCCATGCTCCTTACAGCAATCGCCGTGGTAGCCGGGGCCTTCGTCATACTGTTCGACCCCATCTTCCAGGGGCTGGCCATCTCGCTCATGGCCGGAGAAGTGGCTGCAACCGTGTTTTCGCGCATGGTGGTGCCGGTCCTGTACTATCTGGACCAGAAACGCTTACTCCCAACGCGTTGA
- a CDS encoding MarR family transcriptional regulator: protein MSDSKTLLECCLYFTANALARTVTRMAEESFAPTGLSPSQAFLLMLAMESPGVTPSELAARLHLAPSTVTRLADGLERKGLVERRTKGKASHISPTAKGRGMSGTIAAAWKDLHCAYSKILGEQAGADLTLSLHQTCLRLDNP from the coding sequence GTGTCTGATTCAAAAACCCTGCTCGAATGCTGCCTCTACTTTACCGCCAACGCTCTGGCCCGCACGGTCACGCGCATGGCCGAGGAGTCCTTTGCGCCCACTGGGTTGTCCCCCTCCCAGGCATTCCTGCTCATGCTGGCCATGGAATCACCCGGAGTGACCCCATCCGAACTGGCCGCCCGGTTGCATCTGGCGCCCTCCACCGTGACACGCCTGGCTGACGGCCTGGAGCGCAAAGGGCTCGTGGAGCGGCGCACCAAGGGCAAAGCATCCCACATTTCCCCCACGGCCAAGGGGCGCGGCATGTCCGGGACAATCGCCGCCGCCTGGAAGGACCTTCACTGCGCGTATTCGAAGATCCTGGGCGAGCAGGCCGGGGCCGACCTCACCCTGTCTCTGCACCAGACCTGCCTGCGCCTGGACAACCCGTGA
- a CDS encoding DUF4412 domain-containing protein, giving the protein MKALVRLSVALALCMGLALAAHAAEFSADIVRTGAGMPPSTGKAYIKADKIRMETTMQGNTQVTITDPAAKKVYMIMPDQKMYMEMALDPSRMGPEAMKDGSSDLGQWKTLGKETVDGWECEKRVFEFKDKSKGEMTAWFADKLGHPVKSVIKEGSMNMTMEYKNIKTGNVDPALFTVPAGYQKMTMPNMGGQGMPPGKGGKPGM; this is encoded by the coding sequence ATGAAAGCTCTTGTGAGACTGTCTGTCGCTCTCGCCCTCTGCATGGGGTTGGCCCTGGCGGCCCACGCCGCCGAATTCTCGGCCGACATCGTCAGGACCGGCGCCGGTATGCCGCCTTCCACAGGGAAAGCCTACATCAAGGCCGACAAGATCCGCATGGAAACCACCATGCAGGGAAACACGCAGGTCACCATCACCGATCCGGCCGCGAAAAAGGTGTACATGATCATGCCTGACCAGAAGATGTACATGGAGATGGCGCTCGACCCCTCCCGCATGGGGCCTGAAGCCATGAAGGACGGCTCGTCCGACCTGGGGCAGTGGAAAACCCTGGGCAAGGAAACCGTGGACGGCTGGGAATGCGAGAAGCGCGTATTCGAATTCAAGGACAAATCCAAGGGCGAGATGACAGCCTGGTTTGCGGACAAACTCGGCCACCCCGTCAAGTCCGTGATCAAGGAAGGCTCCATGAACATGACCATGGAGTACAAGAACATAAAGACCGGCAACGTGGATCCTGCGCTTTTCACGGTACCAGCCGGCTACCAGAAGATGACCATGCCCAACATGGGCGGCCAGGGGATGCCCCCGGGCAAAGGCGGAAAGCCCGGCATGTAG
- a CDS encoding winged helix-turn-helix transcriptional regulator: MGGKWKPVILYHLATEGVMRFSDLRRSISGVTERMLARQLRELEADRIVHREVYREVPPRVEYSLTDLGSGLIPILKELRDWGVDYERCLGGPELFAGEGYEPTETGAAKAAGA; this comes from the coding sequence ATGGGCGGCAAGTGGAAGCCGGTCATTCTCTACCACTTGGCTACCGAAGGTGTCATGCGCTTTAGTGACCTGCGGCGCAGCATCAGCGGGGTCACGGAACGCATGCTGGCCAGGCAGCTGCGCGAACTCGAAGCAGATCGTATCGTGCACCGCGAGGTGTACCGGGAGGTGCCCCCGCGCGTCGAGTATTCGCTCACGGACTTGGGGAGCGGCCTGATACCCATACTCAAGGAACTGCGCGACTGGGGCGTGGACTACGAGCGCTGCTTGGGCGGGCCGGAACTGTTCGCGGGCGAGGGTTACGAGCCAACGGAGACAGGAGCGGCCAAGGCTGCCGGGGCTTAA
- a CDS encoding antibiotic biosynthesis monooxygenase translates to MASIHVVATIVAKKGRENDVEKILTGLIAPSRKDPGCILYDLHRSLENPCVFVFYETWESQELLGKHLETPHLLAWRGKAPELAESMDVKVLEKIG, encoded by the coding sequence ATGGCGAGTATACATGTAGTGGCCACTATCGTGGCCAAGAAAGGCAGGGAGAACGACGTTGAAAAGATCCTCACGGGCTTGATCGCCCCCTCGCGCAAGGACCCGGGCTGCATACTCTATGACCTGCACCGCAGCCTGGAAAATCCCTGCGTGTTCGTCTTCTACGAAACCTGGGAGAGTCAGGAACTGCTCGGCAAGCATCTGGAGACGCCGCATTTGCTGGCTTGGCGCGGCAAGGCCCCGGAGTTGGCCGAGTCCATGGACGTAAAGGTCCTTGAAAAGATTGGATAA
- a CDS encoding flavodoxin family protein yields MKAVAINGSPRKGGNTETLLREVLKPLDAAGWKTTFIQVGGAKIKGCIACFKCFENKDMRCAVKNDVLNDCLAQMLDADAIIMGSPTYFTDVTAELKALIDRSGLVSIANGTAFAGKIGAAVVAVRRGGGTHVYDSINHMFLMSGMIVPGSSYWNLGFGLNPGEVNKDGEGMSNMRHLGKAIDWLGRAIKPHLTNYPKPPSPGEG; encoded by the coding sequence ATGAAAGCAGTGGCCATCAATGGAAGCCCCCGCAAGGGCGGCAATACGGAAACCCTGCTGCGCGAAGTGCTCAAGCCGCTGGACGCCGCCGGGTGGAAGACGACCTTCATCCAGGTCGGCGGAGCCAAGATCAAAGGATGCATCGCCTGCTTCAAGTGCTTCGAGAACAAGGATATGCGCTGCGCCGTAAAAAACGACGTATTGAACGACTGTCTGGCCCAGATGCTGGATGCTGACGCCATCATCATGGGCTCGCCCACCTACTTCACCGACGTCACAGCGGAACTGAAGGCCCTCATCGACCGGTCCGGGCTGGTCTCCATCGCCAACGGGACGGCCTTTGCCGGAAAGATCGGAGCGGCGGTGGTAGCGGTGCGAAGGGGCGGGGGCACCCACGTGTACGACAGCATCAACCACATGTTCCTCATGTCCGGCATGATCGTTCCCGGATCATCTTATTGGAACCTGGGGTTCGGCCTTAACCCCGGCGAGGTGAACAAGGACGGCGAGGGCATGAGCAACATGCGTCACCTGGGCAAAGCCATCGACTGGCTTGGGCGGGCCATCAAGCCCCATTTGACAAATTACCCCAAACCGCCGTCCCCGGGCGAAGGATGA
- the garR gene encoding 2-hydroxy-3-oxopropionate reductase has product MKRIGFIGLGIMGKPMCRNLLKAGYELTVFSRTQKDVDLIVSAGAKAGASAKDVASRSDIIITMLPNSPQVKEVVLGPGGVLEGAAAGSIVVDMSSIAPLASQEIAAELAKKGVRMLDAPVSGGEPKAIEGTLSVMVGGSQADFDECLPVLKSMAASVVLVGAIGAGNVTKLANQIVVALNIAAMSEALVLATKAGVSPDLVYQAIRGGLAGSTVLDAKAPLVMDGKFTPGFKINLHAKDLYNVLETSHELNVSLPLTAQVMEVMQALKADGLGDSDHGALIRYWEKLAKVEARR; this is encoded by the coding sequence ATGAAACGCATAGGATTCATCGGACTTGGAATCATGGGCAAGCCCATGTGCCGCAACCTGCTCAAGGCGGGATACGAACTCACCGTTTTCAGCCGCACCCAAAAGGACGTCGACCTTATTGTCTCCGCCGGAGCCAAGGCCGGTGCTTCCGCCAAAGACGTGGCTTCCCGCTCGGACATCATAATCACCATGCTGCCCAATTCGCCCCAGGTGAAGGAGGTGGTCCTCGGGCCCGGCGGTGTTCTCGAAGGAGCGGCAGCGGGCTCCATCGTGGTGGACATGAGCTCCATCGCCCCCCTGGCCAGCCAGGAAATCGCCGCAGAGTTGGCAAAGAAAGGCGTTCGCATGCTGGACGCCCCGGTGAGCGGCGGCGAGCCCAAGGCCATAGAGGGCACCCTGTCCGTGATGGTCGGGGGGTCGCAGGCCGATTTCGACGAATGCCTGCCCGTGCTCAAGTCCATGGCCGCCTCGGTGGTTCTGGTGGGAGCAATCGGCGCGGGCAACGTGACCAAGCTTGCCAACCAGATCGTGGTGGCCTTAAACATCGCGGCCATGTCCGAGGCCCTGGTCCTGGCCACCAAGGCCGGGGTGAGTCCGGACCTGGTTTATCAAGCCATTCGGGGCGGGCTGGCCGGGAGCACTGTGCTGGACGCCAAGGCTCCTCTGGTGATGGACGGCAAGTTCACGCCCGGCTTCAAGATTAACCTCCACGCCAAGGACCTCTACAACGTCCTGGAGACCTCGCATGAATTAAACGTGAGCCTGCCCCTCACGGCCCAGGTGATGGAAGTGATGCAAGCCCTCAAGGCCGACGGCCTTGGAGATTCTGACCACGGTG
- the hyi gene encoding hydroxypyruvate isomerase: MPKFSANLSMLFTEHPFPERFAAAAAAGFTAVEYLFPYDYAPAKLAGLLKQHGLSQVLFNLPAGDWAAGDRGIAADPSWTEEFRAGVAKAVTYAKVLETPRLNCLAGKAPKGVAHEDMWRTLVENLRFAADALAKENLTLLVEFINRKDIPGFFLHSSAQTLYLIEEVGRPNVFMQYDVYHAQREEGELAATLRAHMDKIGHIQIADNPGRHQPGTGEINFPYVFKEIDRLGYAGHIGLEYVPEPDTLASLAWMKKMGITH, translated from the coding sequence GTGCCGAAATTCTCAGCAAACCTGTCCATGCTCTTTACGGAACATCCCTTCCCCGAACGTTTCGCTGCCGCTGCCGCTGCCGGCTTCACCGCAGTGGAATACCTCTTCCCCTACGACTATGCCCCGGCCAAACTGGCCGGGCTTCTCAAGCAGCACGGGCTTTCCCAGGTGCTGTTCAACCTGCCTGCCGGGGACTGGGCCGCCGGGGACAGGGGCATAGCCGCGGACCCGTCCTGGACCGAGGAGTTCCGCGCTGGCGTTGCCAAGGCCGTAACCTACGCCAAAGTGCTTGAGACCCCCCGGTTGAACTGTCTGGCCGGGAAAGCCCCCAAGGGAGTGGCGCACGAGGACATGTGGCGCACCCTGGTGGAGAATCTTCGCTTCGCCGCCGATGCTCTGGCCAAGGAGAACCTGACCCTCCTGGTTGAATTCATCAACCGCAAGGATATTCCCGGGTTCTTCCTCCACTCCTCAGCCCAGACCCTGTACCTGATCGAAGAGGTCGGCAGGCCGAACGTCTTCATGCAGTACGACGTCTACCACGCCCAGCGCGAGGAGGGAGAGCTGGCCGCCACTCTCCGGGCGCACATGGACAAGATCGGCCACATCCAGATCGCGGACAACCCAGGCCGCCACCAGCCCGGAACCGGCGAGATCAACTTCCCCTACGTGTTCAAGGAGATCGACCGTCTGGGTTATGCGGGCCACATCGGCCTCGAATACGTTCCGGAACCCGACACCCTGGCCTCCCTGGCCTGGATGAAAAAAATGGGCATCACCCACTAG